The following proteins come from a genomic window of Sphingobium sp. TKS:
- a CDS encoding AbrB/MazE/SpoVT family DNA-binding domain-containing protein, translated as MTTLSITARGQVTFRKEILKHLGIQPGGKIRLDLLPDGRAELKADRPKGSWRELHGMLKGKGNGPRFTIEEINDAIADAGAAAGMAGLDDK; from the coding sequence ATGACGACATTAAGCATAACGGCGCGGGGCCAGGTGACTTTCCGGAAGGAAATTTTGAAGCATCTCGGCATCCAGCCCGGAGGCAAGATCAGGCTCGACCTACTGCCCGATGGGCGGGCGGAATTGAAAGCGGATCGGCCCAAAGGGTCGTGGCGGGAGCTGCACGGAATGCTCAAAGGAAAGGGCAACGGCCCCCGGTTCACGATCGAGGAAATCAACGACGCTATCGCAGACGCGGGCGCTGCT